A genomic region of Saccopteryx bilineata isolate mSacBil1 chromosome 1, mSacBil1_pri_phased_curated, whole genome shotgun sequence contains the following coding sequences:
- the TLR5 gene encoding toll-like receptor 5 produces the protein MGDHLYLLLGVVLMASPVLGISSCSFDGRIALYHFCNLTHVPQVPNTTERLLLSFNSIKTVTATSFPFLEKLQLLELGAQFTSLTIDKEAFRNLPNLKILDLGYTSVAFLHLDAFQGLRHLFELRLFSCNLSDAVLKDGYFRNLESLSRLDLSINHIHSLSLHSSFWDLNSLKSIDFFLNEIAIVCEHDLQPLQGKTLSLLRLAATHLYSRVSVDWGKCGNPFRNMVLDTLDVSQNGWTVDITRYFSNAINGSQISSLVLASHIMGSGFGYHNLKDPDQNTFAGLARSPVIQLDLSRGYIFSLNFRLFKTFKELRVLNLAHNKINKIADEAFYGLDKLQVLNLSYNLLGELYNSNFYGLPNVAYIDLQKNHIGIIQDNTFRSLGRLSTLDLQDNALKTIPFIPNVSTIFLGGNKLITLPNIKLAANFIQLSENRLESLDNLYFLLQIPHLQILILNQNRFSFCPQTDAPSGSLSLEQLFLGENMLQLAWETGSCWDVFKGLSRLQVLYLNSNYLNFLPPGVFSSLVALRGLRLNSNRLTVLSPSDLPPNLEILDVSRNQLLSPDPSVFVSLSILDITHNKLICECELSTFIKWLNQTNVTIFGSHTDIYCTYPNSLSGTSLYSLSTEGCDEEESLKSLRFALYMFFTVTLILFLMTVLIVTKFRGSCFLCYKTVQRLVFKEQTETRQLDTYKYDAYVCFSSKDFEWIQNALLKHLDAQYSDQNRFHLCFEERDFMPGENHIANIHDAVWSSKKTVCLVSRHFLRDGWCLEAFRYAQSRSLAELNSALIVVVVGSLSQYQLMKHESIRGFVQQQQYLRWPEDPQDVGWFLNKFSQHLLKKEKKKDKNIPLRTVATVS, from the coding sequence ATGGGAGATCACCTTTACCTTCTCTTAGGAGTGGTGCTCATGGCCAGTCCTGTGCTTGGAATTTCTTCCTGCTCCTTCGATGGTCGGATAGCCTTATATCATTTCTGCAATCTTACCCACGTCCCCCAGGTCCCCAACACCACTGAGCGCCTCCTGCTCAGCTTCAACTCTATCAAGACTGTCACAGCTACATCATTCCCCTTCTTGGAgaagctgcagctgctggagcttgGGGCTCAGTTTACCTCCCTAACGATTGACAAAGAAGCCTTCAGAAACCTGCCCAATCTTAAAATCCTGGACTTGGGCTACACTTCGGTGGCCTTCTTGCATTTAGACGCTTTTCAGGGACTGCGCCATCTCTTTGAACTTCGACTCTTTTCCTGTAATCTCTCTGATGCTGTGTTAAAAGATGGTTATTTCAGAAATTTAGAGTCTTTGTCTCGCCTGGACCTGTCCATAAATCACATTCACAGCCTTTCCCTTCATTCTTCATTCTGGGATTTAAATTCCTTGAAGTCCATTGACTTTTTCCTCAACGAAATAGCCATTGTGTGTGAACATGACCTCCAGCCCCTCCAAGGGAAGACACTGTCCCTCCTAAGGCTTGCTGCTACTCACCTGTACAGCAGGGTCTCGGTGGACTGGGGAAAGTGTGGGAACCCCTTCAGAAACATGGTCCTGGACACCTTAGATGTTTCTCAAAATGGCTGGACTGTGGACATCACAAGATACTTTAGCAATGCCATCAATGGCAGCCAGATCTCCTCTTTGGTTCTTGCCTCCCACATTATGGGTTCCGGGTTTGGATACCATAACCTCAAAGATCCTGACCAGAACACGTTTGCTGGCCTGGCCAGAAGCCCAGTCATACAGCTGGACCTCTCACGTGGCTATATCTTCTCCTTGAACTTCCGACTCTTTAAGACCTTCAAGGAGTTGAGGGTCCTGAACCTTGCCCACaacaagataaacaagattgCAGATGAGGCATTTTATGGACTCGACAAACTTCAGGTTCTCAATTTGTCATATAACCTTCTGGGGGAACTGTATAATTCGAACTTCTATGGACTACCCAATGTCGCCTATATTGATCTGCAAAAGAATCACATTGGGATCATTCAGGACAATACATTCAGATCCCTGGGAAGATTAAGTACCTTGGACCTCCAGGATAATGCTctgaaaacaattccttttatccCAAACGTATCTACTATTTTCTTGGGTGGCAATAAACTGATTACTTTGCCAAACATCAAACTTGCAGCCAACTTTATCCAATTATCAGAGAACAGGCTAGAAAGCCTGGATAATCTCTACTTTCTTCTCCAGATTCCACATCTCCAGATTCTCATTTTAAATCAAAATCGCTTTTCCTTTTGTCCCCAAACTGATGCCCCTTCAGGGAGTCTCAGCCTTGAGCAGCTTTTCCTTGGAGAAAATATGTTGCAACTTGCCTGGGAGACAGGGTCCTGTTGGGATGTCTTCAAGGGGCTTTCCCGTCTCCAAGTCCTATACTTGAATAGTAACTACCTGAATTTCCTTCCGCCAGGAGTATTTAGCTCTCTGGTTGCATTAAGGGGACTTCGCCTCAACTCTAACAGGCTGACAGTTCTTTCTCCCAGTGACTTACCTCCTAATTTAGAGATCCTGGATGTATCCAGAAACCAGCTTCTCTCCCCGGATCCTAGTGTGTTTGTATCCCTTAGTATCTTGGACATCACTCATAACAAGCTCATCTGTGAGTGTGAACTTAGCACTTTCATCAAGTGGCTCAATCAAACCAATGTCACCATATTTGGGTCTCATACAGACATATACTGCACATACCCCAACTCGCTCTCTGGGACTTCCCTCTACTCTCTGTCCACAGAGGGTTGTGATGAAGAGGAAAGCTTGAAGTCTCTGAGGTTTGCCCTTTACATGTTCTTCACTGTCACTTTGATTTTGTTCCTCATGACTGTCCTCATAGTCACGAAGTTCCGGGGGTCTTGCTTCCTCTGTTACAAGACAGTCCAGAGACTGGTGTTCAAGGAACAAACTGAGACAAGACAATTAGATACATACAAATATGATGCCTATGTGTGCTTCAGTAGCAAAGACTTTGAATGGATACAGAATGCTTTGCTAAAACACCTGGATGCTCAGTACAGCGACCAAAACAGATTTCACCTGTGTTTCGAAGAAAGAGACTTTATGCCAGGGGAAAACCACATTGCCAATATCCATGATGCCGTGTGGAGCAGCAAGAAGACTGTCTGTCTTGTGAGCAGGCACTTCCTTAGAGATGGGTGGTGCCTGGAAGCTTTCCGTTATGCCCAGAGCAGAAGCTTAGCTGAGCTCAACAGCGCCCTCATCGTGGTGGTAGTCGGGTCCTTGTCTCAGTACCAGCTGATGAAACATGAGTCCATCAGAGGGTTTGTACAGCAACAGCAGTACCTGAGGTGGCCCGAGGATCCCCAGGATGTTGGCTGGTTTCTTAATAAATTCTCGCAACACCtactaaaaaaggaaaagaagaaagacaaaaacattcCATTGCGAACCGTAGCAACTGTCTCCTAG